A window of the Deltaproteobacteria bacterium genome harbors these coding sequences:
- a CDS encoding D-2-hydroxyacid dehydrogenase — translation MFKPSSLRALTCPVVSLNCPSLARMRHDSATFFANAASLCRFGICDLEFGIAILLARTIRLSNTRANHNQRTAQLTATCACYTKFAMSKKIWLRVKLPDEEIAALKQEFPGCDLRQGDDASIDSQWLSQVDGVFTEEAVLDEVVQRMTNLKWLHVTRGGVNAYLTPTVKARPIQVTGSKGIHGTVFSEFALAWIFALAKKLPECIDAQRQKKWQKLQPVEVEGQTVGIVGLGTVGMELARKAKALGMHVLAIKRNAGVKPDFVDELGGPEFLPQLLAQADFVVLLLASVPSTFNVIGEKELRLMKPSAYFINLTGGRAVEETLLVRALKEKWFAGAVLDAFAKQPLPEDSELWNLPNVIVTPRIAGITSQKWPALLPVFKENLHRFLAGEPLNNLVDKELGY, via the coding sequence ATGTTCAAGCCGTCTTCGCTGCGCGCGCTAACATGCCCGGTGGTCTCTTTGAACTGCCCGAGCTTAGCGAGAATGCGGCACGACAGCGCGACATTCTTCGCCAACGCCGCATCGCTCTGCCGATTTGGAATCTGTGATTTAGAATTTGGAATCGCCATTCTCCTCGCCCGAACTATTCGGCTAAGTAACACGCGGGCAAATCACAATCAACGAACCGCGCAATTGACAGCCACGTGTGCTTGCTATACGAAATTCGCCATGTCGAAAAAAATCTGGCTGCGGGTAAAACTCCCCGACGAAGAAATCGCCGCGCTCAAACAAGAATTTCCCGGCTGCGACCTGCGTCAAGGCGACGATGCGAGCATCGATTCGCAGTGGCTTAGCCAAGTCGACGGCGTCTTCACCGAAGAAGCTGTCCTCGACGAAGTCGTCCAGCGCATGACTAATTTAAAATGGCTCCACGTCACCCGCGGCGGCGTCAACGCTTACCTGACGCCAACGGTGAAGGCGCGGCCAATTCAAGTCACCGGATCCAAAGGCATCCACGGCACGGTGTTCTCGGAATTCGCCCTCGCTTGGATCTTCGCGCTCGCGAAAAAGTTGCCCGAGTGCATCGACGCACAGCGGCAGAAAAAATGGCAGAAACTCCAGCCGGTGGAAGTTGAAGGCCAAACCGTCGGCATCGTCGGCCTCGGTACGGTGGGAATGGAATTGGCGCGCAAAGCCAAAGCCCTCGGCATGCACGTGCTGGCGATCAAAAGAAACGCCGGCGTTAAGCCGGACTTTGTCGACGAGTTGGGCGGGCCGGAATTTCTGCCGCAATTATTAGCGCAAGCCGATTTCGTCGTCCTGCTGCTCGCCTCCGTGCCGTCGACCTTCAACGTCATCGGCGAGAAAGAGTTGCGCTTGATGAAGCCAAGCGCCTACTTCATCAACCTCACCGGCGGCCGCGCTGTGGAAGAGACGTTGCTGGTGCGCGCGCTCAAAGAGAAATGGTTCGCCGGCGCCGTGCTCGACGCCTTCGCCAAACAACCGCTGCCGGAAGATTCCGAGCTGTGGAACTTGCCCAACGTCATCGTCACGCCGCGCATCGCCGGCATTACCAGCCAAAAATGGCCCGCGCTGTTGCCAGTGTTCAAAGAAAATCTGCACCGTTTTCTCGCCGGCGAGCCGCTCAACAACTTGGTCGATAAAGAGTTGGGCTATTAG
- a CDS encoding class II aldolase/adducin family protein has product MAIPNSKSQIPNRQSDAALAKNVALSCRILAKLGQFKETTGHVSARSEDGLNMLIRGRGKEESGLLFTKPGDVVAADFDGRMLRDKAGLKTPNESCIHGELYRARPEVGGIVHAHPPSLVLTSMAGIELKPVFGGYDPRAMRLALRPIPVFESSLTLHSKDQVHAMMDVMGDRDICIMRGHGVVVCGKSVEDATIKAIKLDALAQMNLEFARLGKSPTISEADLAAFQNRTGKGDGSVQPVWRYYVEWLKH; this is encoded by the coding sequence ATGGCGATTCCAAATTCTAAATCACAGATTCCAAATCGGCAGAGCGATGCGGCGTTGGCGAAGAATGTCGCGCTGTCGTGCCGCATTCTCGCTAAGCTCGGGCAGTTCAAAGAGACCACCGGGCATGTTAGCGCGCGCAGCGAAGACGGCTTGAACATGCTGATCCGCGGCCGCGGCAAGGAAGAGTCGGGGTTGCTGTTCACCAAGCCGGGCGACGTTGTCGCGGCGGATTTCGATGGCCGCATGCTGCGCGATAAAGCCGGACTCAAGACGCCCAACGAGTCGTGCATTCATGGTGAGCTGTACCGGGCGCGGCCCGAGGTCGGCGGGATTGTTCACGCCCATCCGCCGTCATTGGTTCTGACCAGCATGGCCGGCATCGAACTCAAGCCGGTGTTCGGCGGCTACGATCCGCGCGCCATGCGTTTGGCGCTGCGGCCGATCCCAGTTTTTGAAAGCAGCCTGACGCTCCATAGCAAAGATCAGGTTCACGCGATGATGGATGTCATGGGCGATCGCGATATCTGCATCATGCGCGGCCACGGCGTGGTGGTGTGCGGCAAGAGCGTCGAGGACGCAACCATCAAAGCGATCAAGCTCGATGCGTTGGCGCAGATGAATTTAGAATTCGCTCGGCTGGGCAAGAGTCCGACGATTTCCGAAGCCGACCTTGCGGCGTTTCAAAATCGCACTGGCAAAGGCGACGGCTCGGTGCAGCCGGTGTGGCGTTATTACGTCGAGTGGCTCAAGCATTGA
- a CDS encoding class II aldolase/adducin family protein has protein sequence MGPKIQNSKSPIENLKRRLVEGIQVITGEGVLSGSGHLSARIPGTETFLINPRFAGVLADPKDICTVTFDGKRIAGKGPIPSESPIHAAVYRARPDVGSVIHCHARYSILVGLLDKGLIPFNREARIFSDGVPVFQDSHGINDFTLAERMVKNLGPHWATFLRGHGIVVAGPGIEGACVSAIQLERACQDQLLMMSVTELKPMTDAGRGRNQARLENPYRAWPFLLWKHKVKSKAQIRAGIRTLKEGEHY, from the coding sequence ATGGGGCCGAAAATCCAAAATTCCAAATCCCCAATCGAAAATCTTAAGCGCCGCCTGGTCGAGGGCATTCAAGTGATCACTGGCGAAGGCGTGCTCAGCGGCTCGGGCCATTTGAGCGCGCGGATTCCCGGGACGGAAACGTTTTTGATCAATCCGCGCTTCGCCGGCGTGCTCGCCGATCCGAAGGATATTTGTACGGTGACCTTCGACGGCAAGCGCATCGCCGGCAAGGGACCGATTCCATCCGAGTCGCCGATTCATGCGGCGGTTTATCGGGCGCGGCCCGACGTCGGCAGCGTGATTCATTGTCACGCGCGCTATTCGATTCTCGTCGGCCTGTTGGACAAAGGGCTGATACCTTTCAACCGTGAGGCGCGGATCTTTTCCGATGGCGTGCCGGTGTTTCAAGACAGCCATGGCATCAACGATTTCACTTTGGCCGAGCGCATGGTGAAAAACCTCGGACCGCACTGGGCGACTTTCCTTCGCGGTCATGGCATCGTCGTCGCCGGGCCGGGTATCGAGGGCGCGTGCGTTTCCGCCATTCAACTGGAGCGCGCCTGCCAGGATCAGTTGTTGATGATGAGTGTGACAGAACTCAAGCCCATGACCGATGCCGGCCGCGGCCGCAATCAAGCGCGCTTGGAAAATCCCTATCGCGCTTGGCCGTTTCTTCTATGGAAGCATAAAGTAAAATCCAAAGCGCAGATTCGCGCCGGGATTCGCACCTTGAAGGAAGGCGAGCATTATTAA
- a CDS encoding ABC transporter substrate-binding protein translates to MMYRCNISLLLVVAALLMPGLLAAQDKKLDSFTISYASVSGTRAPLWIARELGLFEKYGLDGNLIYIASGVTSVNALLGGSVDIIAASGSSATGAAARGAPIVVIASLGHIAYKLIAMPSIKTIQDLKGKIIGSSRIGAGSDFALQRLLPKLGLIPGKDVQLIPTGVSESDRRLLMMMQGKIDATLGTEDNILQLGNRGMKFSILADLYDSGVFTTGSDIVTSRQLLKQKPRQLKAFLMALTEGIWIGRNNKELTTRIYRKNMKIEDTKLLESMHKNYLLGSIPVRPFPNEEAIQNDIEDLSHTLAHLKGKKASEFIDISLLKSMDEEGFFKRLHGK, encoded by the coding sequence ATGATGTATCGATGCAATATTTCACTGCTGCTTGTCGTTGCAGCGTTGTTAATGCCGGGATTGCTGGCGGCGCAAGACAAGAAGCTCGACTCGTTTACCATCTCTTACGCCTCGGTTTCCGGCACTCGCGCGCCGTTGTGGATCGCTCGCGAGCTGGGGTTGTTTGAGAAGTATGGACTCGACGGCAATCTGATTTACATCGCCTCGGGCGTTACTTCGGTGAACGCGTTGCTCGGCGGCAGCGTCGACATCATCGCGGCATCTGGCTCCTCGGCGACGGGGGCGGCGGCGCGCGGCGCGCCGATCGTGGTCATCGCCAGTCTCGGTCACATCGCTTACAAACTGATCGCCATGCCGTCGATTAAAACCATTCAGGATCTCAAAGGCAAAATCATCGGCTCGAGCCGCATCGGCGCCGGCTCCGACTTCGCCTTGCAGCGTTTGCTGCCCAAGCTCGGGCTGATTCCCGGCAAGGACGTGCAGCTGATTCCCACCGGCGTGAGCGAATCGGATCGGCGCTTGTTGATGATGATGCAGGGTAAGATCGATGCGACTTTGGGCACGGAAGATAATATTTTGCAGTTGGGCAATCGCGGCATGAAGTTTTCTATTCTCGCCGACCTTTACGATTCCGGGGTTTTCACAACTGGCAGCGATATCGTCACCAGCCGCCAGCTGCTCAAGCAAAAACCGCGGCAGTTGAAAGCTTTTCTCATGGCGCTCACCGAAGGCATCTGGATCGGCCGCAACAACAAAGAGCTGACCACGCGTATCTATCGCAAGAACATGAAAATCGAAGATACTAAACTGCTCGAGTCCATGCACAAGAATTATTTACTCGGTTCGATCCCCGTACGCCCTTTTCCAAACGAAGAGGCGATTCAAAACGACATCGAAGATTTGAGCCATACGCTGGCGCATCTCAAGGGCAAGAAGGCGAGCGAGTTCATCGATATCTCGTTGCTCAAGAGCATGGATGAAGAAGGCTTTTTCAAACGGCTGCACGGCAAATAG
- a CDS encoding DUF814 domain-containing protein has product MSTAKPRIITYELPGGWTVLAGATDADNDYLSTELANPDDWWFHADSVPGSHVILRAKADEEPSRETLRQAAAVALYHSKARNAGLAPVHCTQARNVKKPRGVKTGTVQVAKGTVLKVRPDISFAVRVSGAAKPAAN; this is encoded by the coding sequence TTGAGCACAGCGAAACCGCGCATCATCACGTACGAACTCCCCGGCGGCTGGACTGTGCTTGCCGGCGCCACCGACGCCGATAACGATTATCTGAGCACCGAATTGGCGAATCCCGATGACTGGTGGTTTCACGCCGACAGCGTGCCGGGCAGTCATGTCATTTTACGAGCGAAAGCAGATGAAGAGCCGAGCCGCGAAACTTTGCGCCAAGCGGCGGCGGTGGCGCTGTACCATAGCAAGGCGCGCAACGCGGGGCTGGCGCCGGTGCATTGCACCCAAGCGCGCAACGTCAAGAAACCGCGCGGCGTCAAAACCGGCACGGTTCAAGTGGCCAAAGGCACGGTGCTCAAAGTGCGGCCCGATATCAGTTTCGCCGTGCGCGTGAGCGGCGCGGCCAAGCCGGCGGCGAATTAA
- a CDS encoding GIY-YIG nuclease family protein has protein sequence MKQPCVYILASKRNGTLYIGLTSDLVQRVWQHKNDLVDGFTKRYGVHMLVWYEVCGTMEVAITREKAIKEWQRAWKISLIQEVNPEWKDLYDGLL, from the coding sequence ATGAAGCAGCCCTGTGTGTACATCCTTGCCAGCAAGCGAAATGGTACGCTATATATTGGCTTGACATCGGATCTCGTCCAAAGGGTTTGGCAGCATAAAAACGATCTCGTTGACGGATTCACAAAACGTTACGGCGTGCATATGTTAGTCTGGTACGAAGTCTGCGGTACGATGGAGGTTGCGATCACTCGAGAAAAGGCGATTAAGGAATGGCAACGGGCTTGGAAAATTAGCCTAATTCAAGAGGTGAATCCGGAATGGAAAGACTTGTACGATGGGTTGCTTTAG
- a CDS encoding Uma2 family endonuclease, whose translation MPKLERPHFTAAEYLSMERASSEKHEYAFGEIFAMTGASLRHVAIVGNIASELRNQLRQRPCQVYSMHLRVCVDRNHRYTYPDVVVCCAPAQLLDETLDTLLNPELIVEVLSESTRNYDRGDKFQQYRGIPSFREYLLVDQAKVHVERYSKQSDGTWSL comes from the coding sequence GTGCCAAAACTAGAAAGGCCGCATTTTACAGCCGCCGAATATTTGTCTATGGAGCGTGCTTCGAGCGAGAAGCATGAGTATGCTTTCGGCGAGATCTTCGCGATGACCGGCGCGTCGCTGCGGCACGTCGCCATTGTCGGTAACATTGCCAGTGAATTGCGCAATCAACTGCGGCAACGCCCCTGCCAAGTTTACTCGATGCACCTACGGGTTTGCGTCGACCGGAACCATCGCTACACCTATCCGGATGTCGTGGTGTGTTGCGCTCCGGCGCAGCTTTTGGATGAGACGCTGGACACTTTGCTCAACCCCGAACTGATCGTCGAAGTTCTTTCTGAATCGACCCGTAACTACGACCGCGGCGACAAGTTTCAGCAGTACCGTGGCATTCCTTCTTTCCGCGAGTATCTGCTCGTCGATCAAGCAAAGGTTCATGTCGAGCGCTATTCAAAGCAAAGCGATGGCACCTGGTCGCTGTGA
- the pcaD gene encoding 3-oxoadipate enol-lactonase, with protein sequence MPFLQIDGYVHHYEIDGGKDKPALLFANSLGGDLRIWDGVASRLLPHFRIVRYDLRGHGLTEAPPPPYSADDLARDVGGLLDALEINDAIICGVSVGGMIAQAFAVNYPARARALVLCDTGAKIATAEAWQQRIDKVRADGVASLVQMTMERWFCAGFRERCALDVRGYSLMLRQTSPDGYVGTCAALRDTDLRQAVTQIKKPTLVLCGAEDIGTPPELGRELAGSIPGAQFCLIDKAAHLPCIEQPAAVAERMMEFFREVKIV encoded by the coding sequence ATGCCATTTTTGCAAATAGACGGTTACGTTCATCACTACGAGATTGACGGTGGCAAGGACAAGCCGGCGCTGCTATTCGCCAATTCCCTCGGCGGCGATCTGCGCATTTGGGACGGCGTTGCTTCACGTTTGTTACCGCACTTTCGCATCGTGCGTTACGATCTGCGCGGCCATGGGCTGACCGAAGCGCCGCCGCCGCCGTATTCGGCTGACGACCTGGCGCGGGATGTGGGCGGCTTGCTCGACGCGTTGGAAATCAACGACGCAATAATTTGCGGCGTATCGGTCGGCGGCATGATCGCCCAGGCGTTCGCGGTGAATTATCCCGCGCGCGCGCGCGCGCTGGTGCTCTGCGATACCGGCGCGAAAATCGCGACGGCCGAAGCCTGGCAGCAGCGCATCGACAAGGTGCGCGCCGACGGGGTGGCTTCGCTCGTGCAAATGACCATGGAGCGTTGGTTTTGCGCCGGCTTTCGCGAGCGCTGCGCGCTCGACGTGCGCGGTTATTCGCTCATGCTGCGGCAGACTTCGCCGGACGGTTATGTCGGAACTTGCGCGGCGCTGCGCGATACCGATCTGCGCCAGGCTGTGACGCAAATCAAAAAGCCGACACTGGTGCTGTGCGGCGCGGAAGATATCGGCACGCCGCCGGAGTTGGGCCGCGAGTTGGCCGGTTCGATTCCCGGCGCGCAGTTTTGCTTGATCGACAAGGCGGCGCATCTGCCTTGCATCGAGCAACCGGCGGCGGTGGCCGAGCGCATGATGGAGTTTTTTCGGGAGGTAAAAATTGTCTGA
- the pcaC gene encoding 4-carboxymuconolactone decarboxylase yields MSDELFDKGMVVRKAVLGEEYVARAEANKTEFDLDWQNYVTEHAWGAVWTRPGLEQRTRSMLTIAMLASLGRLDELGAHIRATRNTGVTKEEVKEVLLQVAVYAGAPAANSAFAIAKRVYKEMEGKT; encoded by the coding sequence TTGTCTGACGAACTTTTCGACAAAGGCATGGTGGTGCGCAAAGCGGTGCTCGGCGAAGAATACGTCGCGCGCGCCGAAGCGAACAAGACCGAGTTCGACCTTGACTGGCAGAATTACGTGACCGAGCACGCCTGGGGCGCGGTGTGGACGCGGCCGGGATTGGAACAACGCACGCGCAGCATGTTGACCATCGCGATGTTGGCATCGCTTGGCAGATTGGACGAACTCGGCGCGCATATCCGCGCCACGCGCAACACCGGTGTGACGAAAGAGGAAGTGAAAGAAGTGCTGCTCCAAGTCGCCGTCTACGCCGGCGCGCCGGCGGCGAACTCGGCATTCGCCATCGCCAAGCGGGTTTATAAGGAGATGGAAGGAAAGACGTAA
- the pcaH gene encoding protocatechuate 3,4-dioxygenase subunit beta, whose amino-acid sequence MQIKPYNPRDWRSHPPYSFKAYGSSVKRGPLKKLIPLTQTLSEITGPLFSDIKLEPGEDDLTRNADTGKEAMGERIIVVGRVLDEDDKPVPNTLIEIWQANAAGRYDHPVDQHNAPLDPNFTGTGRCVTNDKGEYRYLTIKPGAYPWLNHPNAWRPAHIHLSLFGPSFVTRLVTQFFFPGDPLIPLDPIFNSVPTKSGRERLMSSYAHDVSEPEFALGYRFDIVLRGRKATPFEGPQ is encoded by the coding sequence ATGCAAATAAAACCGTACAACCCGCGCGACTGGCGCTCCCATCCGCCTTACAGTTTCAAAGCCTACGGCTCGTCGGTCAAACGCGGGCCGCTCAAGAAATTAATTCCGCTTACGCAAACTCTGTCCGAGATCACCGGGCCGTTGTTCAGCGATATCAAACTGGAGCCGGGCGAGGACGATCTGACGCGCAATGCCGACACCGGCAAAGAGGCGATGGGTGAGCGCATCATCGTGGTCGGCCGGGTGTTGGATGAAGACGACAAGCCGGTGCCCAATACTTTGATCGAAATTTGGCAGGCCAACGCCGCCGGGCGCTACGATCATCCGGTGGATCAACATAACGCGCCGCTCGATCCGAACTTCACTGGCACGGGGCGCTGCGTGACCAATGACAAGGGCGAGTATCGTTACTTGACGATCAAGCCCGGCGCTTATCCTTGGTTGAATCACCCCAACGCGTGGCGGCCGGCGCATATTCATCTGTCGTTGTTCGGGCCGAGCTTCGTGACGCGGCTGGTGACGCAATTCTTCTTTCCCGGCGATCCCTTGATTCCGCTCGATCCGATTTTCAATTCGGTGCCGACCAAAAGCGGCCGCGAGCGGCTGATGTCGAGCTATGCGCACGACGTGAGCGAGCCCGAGTTCGCCTTGGGCTATCGCTTCGATATCGTTTTGCGCGGCCGGAAAGCAACGCCATTCGAGGGACCGCAATGA
- the pcaG gene encoding protocatechuate 3,4-dioxygenase subunit alpha — MSKQTPSQTVGPFYAIGLTRQPMNVMTADSTPGERIRIEGQVFDGDGVVIPDVMVEIWQANTYGRYNHPDDKQEKPLDPTFTGWGRSGTDEKCFYSFETIKPGSVPGNDESVQAPHVNVVVFARGMLVHAYTRVYFADEPANDSDAVLNSIKNKQRRQTLIAVPGMENGKTVYRFDIRLQGDGETVFFDM, encoded by the coding sequence ATGAGCAAGCAAACACCTTCGCAAACCGTCGGCCCGTTCTACGCCATCGGCCTGACGCGCCAGCCGATGAACGTCATGACGGCCGATTCGACCCCAGGCGAGCGCATTCGTATCGAAGGACAAGTCTTTGACGGCGACGGCGTGGTGATCCCCGATGTCATGGTGGAGATCTGGCAGGCCAACACCTACGGCCGCTACAATCATCCCGATGACAAGCAGGAGAAACCGCTCGATCCGACGTTTACGGGTTGGGGCCGTTCGGGCACCGATGAAAAATGTTTCTACAGTTTTGAAACCATCAAGCCGGGCTCGGTGCCGGGGAATGACGAGAGCGTGCAAGCGCCGCACGTGAATGTCGTCGTATTTGCCCGCGGCATGTTGGTGCACGCGTACACACGCGTGTATTTTGCCGACGAGCCGGCGAATGATAGTGATGCAGTTCTGAATTCGATTAAGAACAAACAGCGGCGCCAGACTTTGATTGCCGTGCCCGGAATGGAGAACGGCAAAACAGTTTATCGATTCGACATTCGGCTGCAGGGCGATGGCGAGACGGTTTTTTTCGATATGTGA
- the pcaB gene encoding 3-carboxy-cis,cis-muconate cycloisomerase codes for MSLLDSTIFAPLFGDDEINRLFSDPAYVRALVEVEIALARAEAHVGVIPASAAEQIDKVAADKIDLAALAAGTVRSGFPIIALVQELRKQVSADAAPYVHWGATTQDIVDTACVLQLRAVIELIGKRISEIVRNLSVLAERHRSTVLAGRTHSQQALPITFGLKVAGWLAPLLRHVVRLQEMRPRLLVVQFGGAAGTLAALGDKGLAVTQALASELKLATPLTPWHTQRDCFVEFAGWLSLLTGSLGKMAQDIILLAQTEVGEVGESGEAGRGGSSTMPQKSNPITSELIVAAARMNASLLSALHNAQIQEQERGTHGWQVEWLTLPQMIQLTSGALKHADYLAKNLQVDAQAMRANISRANDVVLGEAAVFALAITMPRAQAEELVKKACAIAVSENKSLIDVVKNLAGDSVTSIDWQALARPENYLGESEKLIDRVLAFSKKIG; via the coding sequence ATGAGTTTACTCGATTCAACTATTTTCGCGCCGCTGTTTGGCGATGATGAGATCAATCGGCTCTTCAGCGACCCTGCGTATGTTCGCGCGCTCGTCGAAGTCGAAATCGCGCTCGCGCGCGCTGAAGCTCATGTCGGTGTGATTCCCGCCAGTGCCGCCGAGCAGATTGATAAAGTTGCCGCGGATAAAATTGATCTCGCGGCTTTGGCGGCGGGGACTGTGCGTTCCGGCTTTCCGATCATCGCGTTGGTGCAGGAGTTGCGCAAGCAAGTTTCCGCCGATGCCGCGCCTTATGTTCACTGGGGCGCGACGACGCAGGACATTGTGGATACGGCTTGCGTGTTGCAGCTGCGTGCCGTCATTGAGTTGATCGGCAAGCGGATTAGCGAAATTGTTCGCAACTTGAGCGTGCTGGCGGAGCGGCATCGTTCGACGGTGCTCGCCGGACGGACCCATAGCCAGCAAGCGTTGCCGATTACCTTCGGCTTGAAAGTGGCCGGTTGGCTGGCGCCGCTGCTGCGCCACGTTGTGCGATTGCAGGAAATGCGACCGCGCTTGCTGGTCGTCCAGTTCGGCGGTGCGGCTGGAACGTTGGCGGCGCTGGGCGACAAAGGTTTGGCGGTGACGCAAGCATTGGCGAGCGAATTGAAATTGGCCACGCCGCTGACGCCATGGCACACCCAGCGCGATTGTTTCGTTGAATTCGCCGGCTGGTTGAGTTTGCTCACCGGCTCGCTCGGCAAGATGGCCCAGGACATTATTCTTCTGGCGCAGACGGAAGTGGGCGAAGTCGGCGAGTCGGGCGAAGCGGGCCGCGGCGGCAGCAGCACCATGCCGCAGAAGTCCAATCCGATAACCAGCGAGTTGATCGTCGCCGCGGCGCGCATGAATGCGTCGTTGCTGTCGGCGCTGCACAACGCGCAGATTCAGGAACAGGAGCGCGGCACCCATGGCTGGCAAGTGGAATGGCTGACGTTGCCACAGATGATTCAGCTGACCAGCGGCGCTTTGAAGCACGCGGATTATCTGGCAAAGAATTTACAGGTTGATGCACAAGCGATGCGGGCGAACATTTCACGCGCTAACGATGTTGTCCTCGGCGAAGCGGCGGTGTTCGCTTTGGCTATAACGATGCCGCGCGCACAGGCAGAGGAATTAGTAAAAAAAGCCTGCGCCATCGCCGTGTCGGAGAACAAATCGCTCATCGATGTGGTCAAGAATCTCGCCGGAGATTCGGTTACATCGATCGACTGGCAGGCATTGGCAAGACCGGAAAATTATCTCGGCGAGAGTGAGAAGTTGATCGACAGAGTTTTGGCATTCAGCAAGAAAATCGGATGA
- a CDS encoding ATP-dependent acyl-CoA ligase, translating into MNYESPATLTELIAGRAKRHPDKLALIFKDRRWSYGELQREVDRVANGLLRVGVKKGDRIAFFLPNCGEFLFSVFAVTKISAVFVPLNPQYIAEEAEYVLQHSEASIVLTSPELLPLIESVRGKLAKLKQVIVTGAGEFAGALSWDKFLSGVADAAPSIPLDPEELASITYTSGTTDRPKGVMLSQYAYAFAPRMRALGLGWNENDRVLCVLPLFHVNALCHTCIAMLSVGGSIVLTEKFSASRFWDEVREHGVTTSSLMRTIPQILLALPEKADDGDNPLRLIVTLLSLEMHLRFEERFKLTGVPSYSLTEDILSVIGPQNMPKEKLGSCGVVLAPEVHRVAIHDEEGQALPTGKAGEIVKQSPTVMQGYYKNPEATAKALKNGWLYTGDLGYLDADGYLYFVDRVKDMVRRGDENISSEEVERVLNSHPDVAESAVIAVPDLIRGEEVKAYIVLKSGAAPSSVPAENIWNFCKPHLAAYKVPRYVEYRDELPKTPSSKVQKNILRDESKQGGGQVFDRLASQSK; encoded by the coding sequence ATGAACTACGAATCCCCTGCAACGTTGACGGAATTAATAGCTGGGCGCGCCAAGCGCCATCCGGACAAGCTTGCGCTGATTTTCAAAGACCGTCGTTGGAGCTATGGCGAGTTGCAACGGGAAGTGGACCGCGTGGCCAATGGCTTGCTGCGCGTGGGAGTGAAGAAAGGCGACCGCATCGCGTTTTTTCTGCCCAATTGCGGCGAGTTTCTGTTCTCGGTGTTCGCTGTCACCAAGATCAGCGCGGTGTTCGTGCCGCTCAATCCGCAGTACATCGCCGAAGAAGCTGAATATGTGTTGCAACACTCCGAGGCGTCCATCGTGCTCACTTCGCCCGAGCTGTTGCCGTTGATCGAATCGGTGCGCGGTAAACTCGCCAAACTCAAGCAGGTGATCGTCACCGGCGCGGGGGAATTTGCCGGCGCGCTTTCCTGGGACAAGTTTTTATCCGGCGTGGCGGACGCGGCGCCGAGCATTCCTCTCGATCCGGAAGAGTTGGCATCGATCACCTACACTTCCGGCACCACCGACCGGCCCAAGGGCGTCATGCTGTCGCAGTACGCTTATGCCTTCGCGCCGCGCATGCGCGCGCTGGGTTTGGGCTGGAACGAGAACGATCGCGTGCTCTGCGTGCTGCCGCTGTTTCACGTCAACGCGCTGTGCCACACCTGCATCGCCATGCTGTCGGTGGGCGGCAGCATCGTGCTGACGGAAAAATTCAGCGCGTCGCGTTTCTGGGACGAGGTGCGCGAGCATGGCGTGACGACATCGAGTTTGATGCGGACGATCCCGCAGATTCTGCTCGCCCTGCCGGAGAAAGCCGACGACGGCGACAATCCGCTGCGGCTGATCGTTACACTCTTGTCGCTCGAAATGCATCTACGTTTCGAAGAGCGCTTTAAGCTTACAGGCGTGCCTTCCTACAGTCTCACCGAAGATATTCTCAGCGTCATCGGCCCGCAGAATATGCCGAAGGAAAAACTCGGTAGCTGCGGCGTGGTGCTGGCGCCGGAGGTGCATCGTGTGGCGATTCACGACGAGGAGGGCCAGGCGCTGCCGACGGGCAAGGCCGGTGAGATCGTCAAGCAGAGCCCGACGGTGATGCAGGGTTATTATAAAAATCCCGAAGCGACGGCGAAGGCTTTGAAGAATGGCTGGCTCTACACCGGCGATCTCGGTTATCTCGACGCCGACGGTTATCTCTACTTCGTCGATCGCGTGAAAGACATGGTGCGGCGCGGCGATGAGAATATTTCTTCGGAGGAAGTGGAGCGAGTTTTGAATTCGCACCCTGATGTCGCCGAGTCGGCAGTGATCGCGGTTCCTGATTTGATTCGCGGCGAGGAAGTGAAGGCCTACATCGTCCTCAAGTCGGGCGCTGCGCCGAGCAGCGTGCCCGCTGAAAATATCTGGAACTTTTGCAAGCCGCACTTGGCCGCCTACAAAGTGCCGCGTTATGTCGAATACCGCGACGAGCTGCCGAAAACGCCGAGCTCGAAGGTGCAGAAAAATATTTTGCGCGATGAGAGCAAGCAGGGCGGCGGGCAAGTCTTCGACCGGCTTGCCAGTCAGTCAAAATAA